The nucleotide window TTCGTTCGACCAAGCGCTCTCTTATCCAGTCGACCAGCTCCTGTTCGGAAAATTCTCCGCCAGCCAGCCGCAGGAAAGTTCGGTACTTGTCCTCTCTCGTGGCCGAGATGTCGTGTCCGTTCAACCTGAGAAAGAGACGGCCTACGACGTACGCCGTACGCTTGTTTCCGTCGACGAATGGATGGTTTCGCATGATACCCGACGCATAAGCCGCCGCCAGGACGGCCAGGTCCGGAACCTGATTCGAGTAAGCTAGGAGATTCCGAGGCCGCGCCAAAGCCGAGCTGAGCAATCCCGCGTCTCGAACCCCCGCACTTCCGCCGTGCTCTGCAAGCTGCCTGGAATGGATTGCCTCAACGACGTCCTCTCGGATCCAGATCGGCCTCCCTTCGGACGTCATTCAGCCAGTTTTTTCAAGACGTCTCGGTCCTCGCGCATTATGCTTTCGGCGTCATCCATCTGAGCGGCAAAATCGGGATCATAGGGAGTTAGCTCGAAACCGTTCGGCGTTTCGACAACGTAGAGCCGGTCGCCCTTGTCGACGTGAAGACGTTGTAGGATCTCCTTGGGCAAAA belongs to Vicinamibacteria bacterium and includes:
- a CDS encoding AbrB/MazE/SpoVT family DNA-binding domain-containing protein, translating into MGTVKLTTVGNSTGIVLPKEILQRLHVDKGDRLYVVETPNGFELTPYDPDFAAQMDDAESIMREDRDVLKKLAE
- a CDS encoding type II toxin-antitoxin system death-on-curing family toxin codes for the protein MTSEGRPIWIREDVVEAIHSRQLAEHGGSAGVRDAGLLSSALARPRNLLAYSNQVPDLAVLAAAYASGIMRNHPFVDGNKRTAYVVGRLFLRLNGHDISATREDKYRTFLRLAGGEFSEQELVDWIRERLVERSHD